The Geotrypetes seraphini chromosome 6, aGeoSer1.1, whole genome shotgun sequence genome includes a window with the following:
- the KBTBD7 gene encoding kelch repeat and BTB domain-containing protein 7, translated as MADFFSGPEELEDPNHAATLLAQLKAFYDSRLLCDVTIEVLGGREAGEGARLFSCNRNVLAAACPYFRSMFTGGLSESKQQKVTLHDMDAASMALIIEYCYTGRVAVSEANVQRLYAAADMLQLGYVRRACADFLARRLESANCAGILRLAEAFGDMDLLGRALAFAARHFQQLGEELCELSLAQMQQLLRSDDLDLDNEQQVCTVAVRWIEARLRERAPVAQELLQCVRWHLFTPQDRPDLEALQAKGFVRKHCLSYVQGVLESLYGHSQPGIPKSLLPPRIGMLAKEMVIFFGHRKEPFLCYDPYSGDIYTMPSPLNSLANSKAVTSSAICISPDNDIYLATQPSNQLWVYSPLKNSWQQLANRLLCREGMDLAYLNGHIYILGGRDPSSGAKLKEVECYSVQRNQWTLVAPLLHSFCSFELVTVNNYLYAVNSKRMQCYDPSRNRWLNCASLKRSDFQEACVFNDEIYCICDVPVVKVYSPARGEWRLICNIPVDDNTHNYQIVRHGNKLLLITCTTPQWKKNRVTVHEYEVATNRWVNVGTMLGLLHYDSGFICLSARVYPSRLEPGQSFITEEDDVRSESSADWAMDGFSDLDSESGSSSSFSDDENWHPAPGPRSCIHTLGAY; from the coding sequence ATGGCTGACTTTTTCTCGGGGCCGGAGGAGCTAGAGGACCCAAACCACGCCGCCACACTGCTGGCGCAACTCAAGGCCTTCTACGACTCGCGACTGCTTTGCGATGTTACTATCGAAGTGCTGGGTGGCAGGGAGGCCGGAGAGGGGGCCCGCCTTTTCTCCTGTAATCGCAACGTTCTGGCCGCTGCTTGCCCCTACTTCCGTAGTATGTTCACGGGCGGCCTATCGGAAAGTAAACAGCAAAAAGTGACGCTGCACGATATGGACGCGGCCTCCATGGCGCTTATCATCGAGTACTGCTACACGGGGCGCGTGGCTGTGAGTGAAGCCAATGTGCAGCGTCTCTATGCCGCCGCCGATATGTTGCAATTGGGCTATGTGCGCCGAGCTTGTGCGGACTTCCTAGCACGCCGCCTAGAGTCGGCCAACTGCGCGGGCATTCTGCGCCTCGCTGAAGCTTTCGGGGATATGGACCTGCTTGGGCGTGCTCTGGCCTTTGCTGCGCGCCATTTCCAGCAGTTAGGTGAGGAGCTTTGTGAACTGAGCTTGGCGCAGATGCAACAACTGCTGCGTTCTGATGATCTGGACTTAGACAACGAGCAGCAGGTGTGTACGGTGGCTGTACGTTGGATCGAAGCTCGGCTGCGGGAGAGGGCACCAGTAGCACAAGAACTGCTTCAGTGTGTGCGCTGGCACCTTTTCACTCCCCAGGACCGGCCAGATTTAGAGGCACTACAGGCTAAAGGTTTTGTTCGCAAGCACTGTCTCTCCTATGTGCAGGGTGTTCTGGAGTCCCTCTATGGGCACTCACAGCCAGGAATCCCCAAGAGCCTTCTCCCACCTAGGATTGGTATGCTGGCCAAGGagatggtcatattttttggacACCGCAAAGAACCCTTCTTGTGCTATGATCCTTATTCTGGTGACATTTATACCATGCCGTCGCCCCTCAATAGCCTAGCGAACAGTAAGGCAGTCACATCATCTGCTATCTGTATCTCGCCAGACAATGATATCTATCTGGCAACACAGCCCAGCAACCAGCTTTGGGTCTACAGCCCTTTGAAAAATAGTTGGCAGCAGCTGGCTAATAGGCTACTCTGCAGGGAGGGTATGGATTTGGCCTACCTCAATGGGCACATCTACATCCTAGGGGGCCGTGACCCTTCTTCAGGGGCCAAGTTGAAAGAGGTTGAATGCTACAGTGTCCAAAGAAACCAGTGGACTTTGGTAGCCCCACTTTTACACTCCTTCTGCTCCTTTGAGCTGGTCACTGTAAATAACTACCTGTATGCAGTAAATAGTAAGAGGATGCAATGCTATGACCCTAGCAGGAATCGCTGGCTGAACTGTGCTTCCTTGAAACGAAGTGACTTTCAGGAGGCTTGTGTGTTTAATGATGAAATCTATTGCATTTGTGATGTCCCTGTTGTGAAAGTGTATAGCCCCGCCCGTGGTGAGTGGCGCTTGATCTGTAATATTCCTGTGGATGACAACACCCACAACTATCAGATTGTACGGCATGGCAACAAGCTGCTGCTCATCACCTGCACAACACcacaatggaagaaaaataggGTCACGGTGCATGAGTACGAAGTGGCCACCAACCGTTGGGTTAATGTGGGCACTATGCTGGGCCTTTTGCATTATGACTCTGGGTTCATTTGCCTATCTGCACGGGTTTATCCTTCTCGTCTGGAGCCAGGACAGAGCTTCATCACTGAGGAGGATGATGTGCGTAGCGAATCAAGCGCAGACTGGGCCATGGATGGCTTCAGTGATCTGGACTCAGAATCCGGCAGCTCAAGTTCTTTTTCAGATGATGAGAATTGGCACCCAGCCCCTGGACCACGGTCTTGTATACACACGCTTGGTGCATACTGA